In the Paralichthys olivaceus isolate ysfri-2021 chromosome 17, ASM2471397v2, whole genome shotgun sequence genome, one interval contains:
- the LOC109629711 gene encoding streptococcal hemagglutinin-like isoform X3, whose amino-acid sequence MPAPKRGPSPHEPQPKLRKLEEDGEALPSKAAPATINRALKTGNTLEKSAAPRTKKKLSTSEEEGDKSSKQSSPPMDPSKTISDPPVKKAKLLITTSASCGEAPSQFSKASLKRTASTDSDEELSSDGSKVNLFRERDDGEKARCIRQYSNRVKAKRMAEETSSDPQDTCQGLQSAPTVLIQMDHSYGRYSDLPNTQSTAEDNQNATKESAEAAVEPERHVQLDNAAQTESKETFVSVSGNANASIKPDCAVEGSKCEELNVEFQKLTDKEILPSSREALDSDTPAASCITSVAKENEKQVVESTKSKKDVDDKLVALSGETHFSVTGEINPSCEGEDQADKKTDSACRPVSVTDVSGETETKETTEIVSDGLNIKSKTEEVTEAASVSAEHRDVDSENSNSAPEEILVGNSNPENQTDLSVKIQVTFKEESKSVHVPDQVPDKITNSCDGVDKVVRKSEDKLKESERKVIELPSTQFVDGPGSFVEVQLSHDVTDRVSDSCREILTPDCEATHEQKQREVFADGVTVSKGETDTDMQTKITLEGASDSALRVATQNQEYHNVNDHATEIPAEGNDFSGMEKDKEMNFESAPAPQCQIKMDLSASGTSEISNPVKTIETQSQKTVEIQNQEKQKSKEFTSDVHGDTETEKMAKEDDKGSARTSESQNKMEMHSVRTSKISNPTLALEVKRQESPGVSERTTDMSDKVHSHPFSNSQSSEDDDRVDAECVAAPENQTEVQIQTEELSDPASTVQIQNQPSQKFGEPTTDVNHTFHEKLKVENSQFVENENWTDFEPVAASESQIEMEIQTTSEISDSAPSVEIQKTISTSEEKSNSSPAVEIKSHEVSASDESTEVHENLMIENHQHITKEDEMNFESVAAPDNQIRPVIQSTSTSEILNPASLEVREIPKSQNEVDMETIARSEICNTSPAVGIQDQKIDVSGEWETAPENQVKMETQVTSTSEISIPAPKVENINPESQEVSGPARDTSERIQGLKIPQNKCSENQNKVIEAYVRATEDPKETEIQISAAPEEISTPTTAAQTQNQEVSELATDIEDAITAWAECKENKEEVINVCVSAAKNKREMDAEATATPEDVSDSGSIYRESQEVSELITDTVVQKETASCWNKENKDKITSQSVYAPEVQTKMETTAAPEDISVPAPVAEQQDFRPEEATEHTADLSSTIHQPPPVTNLENKENVPGMESSAEVVQKEMDVINGSMETADSALQEEMGRQMINEAKGEAAVIPCDKADKTVNSIEGQGEGTGSNEVIVFVCEQPHDVDVVIEASEEQVKTFNQPEVQAQENQIVYEPISSPESNDERETSTASERHHGVSLLDIQNTETQQITADASTSEENKICDPQVEAEENVTEQMCVFGSQAAAAAVDMEVQSVSASETSLIAQLEPSDVDVRQVAVISSSDDISTPDGQSEDAAQKSVFSECISASEFSDQVQEDARFEEAEDVTVTTTTASTETEVPDSTSEEYVILEPVPESEIPFDIVTQAVAESGLTSSLSEEVNPDSVLVGKEENLLNSSQQPNDNSSDPSQQPSCDLMDVSTSETDMVNSHAQRTNEDGDAVVIENADGNLDLQEVQILEDIEIGREIVVAEEENEEDSDITIIEKPQATPQAVPPKQADEKVNEKNKEDGSNLKQNNSAGEKVEEDKMAQEEEKPKKQEMNTQARTKARLAALAEQKAAASKRAANRQQLNLLALCHEIAEDIATDSMLLKRIEEEKQAAAAAAAKAEATKKESPSVNTQSPDTINVATPAGPEACSASATPAAEAPEPQPSTPDSAEAKPAAEPQKRRFFITQISVPLKAHEKKKLTRYQRLRQVELQREKMSWARVKKLKSDQANQMFSDMDWQAPLSVTSPFPKFPVTTTPPPAASPSKTAPTSPATTSKPSTPKAEVPKVETPKVEPIKTEPTKTETPKSAPTKAETSKTAPTKIEPTKPEASKAEPPINETRRVTRQRKAQASEMTPAPGPAPKVTRSAGKRSLPAVPPPMPNGLNSQKSKPEVEYKPYRPRPKYSFDDFELDDDPLPVAPTKTNPALRPLQQTRPSLPSNTAAQSKSAVQSKPTVSSQSANQVKLKAQTAPAAQISGQSKPSVAAASHLKPATSTTPQSKPAAARTPQSKATSAATTDSSKAVSFTKAQLKSPVTTTPQSNAAASSQLKSTAGGSAAQLKPSTSTTFQPAVPTTSETKPDVSKTDAASTSQETSNPASSEDGKCKDTADSLSSIPTSSSEESQKVSDGTQQCEQKPEENKAETSRTTEKASEEPCHDRVMKQQDGGTPLSDACLQREVKKLKEADKDGTQTVIDAGQKHFGAVACSVCGMLYSAANPEDESQHLLFHNQFISAVKYVGWKKERILGEYPDGKIILVLPDDPKYALKKVEEIREMVDNDLGFQQVETKCPSQTKTFLFISNDKKVTGCLIAEHIQEGYRVIEEPVPEGSEGEKVMFERQRAWCCSTTPEPAICGISRIWVVNMMRRLGIASRMLECLRNNFIFGSYLRKDEIAFSDPTPDGKLFATNYFGTSQFLVYNFVSGQHSPKPKTDTV is encoded by the exons ATGCCGGCCCCAAAGAGAGGACCATCTCCTCATGAACCGCAGCCCAAGTTGAGGAAGTTGGAAGAGGATGGGGAGGCTCTGCCATCCAAAGCTGCACCAGCCACCATTAATAGAGCTCTTAAAACGGGAAATACGCTAGAAAAGTCAGCAGCCCCCCGGACTAAGAAAAAACTGTCTACttcagaggaagagggagataAGTCATCAAAACAGAGTTCCCCTCCGATGGATCCCAGCAAAACCATTTCTGACCCGCCTGTCAAAAAAGCCAAGCTCCTGATCACCACAAGTGCCTCCTGCGGAGAAGCTCCGTCGCAGTTCTCCAAAGCCTCCCTGAAGCGAACAGCCTCCACAGACTCAGACGAGGAGCTGAGCAGCGATGGCAGTAAGGTCAACCTCTTCAGAGAGAGGGACGACGGCGAAAAGGCCCGCTGCATCAGACAATATTCAAACCGAGTCAAAGCAAAGCGCATGGCTGAGGAGACGTCTTCTGACCCGCAGGACACATGCCAGGGGTTGCAATCTGCACCTACAGTGCTTATACAGATGGACCACAGTTATGGTAGATACTCAGATTTGCCAAATACTCAAAGCACGGCTGAGGATAATCAGAATGCAACAAAAGAATCAGCAGAGGCTGCTGTTGAACCCGAGAGACATGTGCAGTTGGATAATGCGGCACAAACAGAGTCAAAGGAAACTTTTGTTTCTGTATCAGGTAATGCTAATGCTAGTATCAAACCTGACTGTGCAGTTGAAGGAAGTAAATGTGAGGAATTAAATGTAGAATTTCAAAAGCTCACAGATAAGGAAATACTACCGTCATCTAGAGAAGCACTAGACTCTGATACTCCAGCTGCATCTTGCATTACATCTGTGGCCAAGGAGAATGAGAAACAGGTTGTTGAGTCGACTAAAAGTAAAAAGGATGTAGATGATAAACTAGTAGCACTGTCAGgggaaacacatttttctgttaCTGGAGAGATTAATCCAAGCTGTGAAGGTGAAGACCAGGCAGATAAAAAGACTGACTCGGCATGCAGACCAGTAAGTGTGACAGATGTGAGCggtgaaactgaaacaaaggAGACCACAGAGATAGTTTCTGATGGACTGAATATCAAATCTAAAACTGAGGAAGTGACTGAAGCAGCCAGCGTCTCTGCAGAGCATAGAGATGTAGATTCAGAAAACTCAAACTCTGCACCAGAAGAGATCCTAGTGGGAAATAGTAATCCAGAGAATCAAACAGACCTCAGTGTCAAAATTCAAGTTACTTTTAAGGAGGAATCAAAATCTGTCCACGTGCCGGACCAAGTGCCAGATAAAATTACCAATTCTTGTGATGGTGTAGACAAAGTTGTGAGAAAGTCCGAAGACAAgcttaaagaaagtgaaagaaaagtaaTTGAACTCCCGTCGACTCAGTTTGTTGATGGTCCTGGGTCTTTTGTTGAGGTACAGCTGAGTCATGACGTGACagacagggtgagtgacagctGTAGGGAAATATTGACACCTGATTGTGAGGCGACGCAtgagcaaaaacaaagagaggtgTTCGCTGATGGTGTCACAGTCTCAAAGGGTGAGACAGACACGGACATGCAGACTAAAATAACATTAGAGGGGGCGTCTGACTCAGCTCTGAGAGTGGCTACACAAAACCAGGAATACCACAACGTTAATGACCATGCTACAGAGATACCTGCTGAAGGGAACGACTTCTCCGGTATGGAAAAAGACAAGGAGATGAACTTTGAGAGTGCCCCTGCACCTCAGTGTCAAATCAAAATGGATTTATCGGCTTCCGGAACATCAGAGATTTCTAATCCAGTGAAAACAATTGAAACCCAAAGCCAAAAAACGGTGGAAATACAGAATCAGGAAAAGCAAAAGAGCAAAGAATTTACTTCAGACGTTCATGGAgatactgaaactgaaaaaatggCAAAAGAAGACGACAAGGGCTCTGCTAGAACCTCTGAGAgtcaaaacaaaatggaaatgcaTTCTGTAAGAACATCAAAGATTTCTAATCCAACATTGGCACTGGAAGTGAAACGGCAGGAGAGCCCAGGGGTGAGTGAACGCACCACAGACATGTCTGATAAAGTACATTCACATCCATTTTCAAATAGTCAGAGCTCAGAGGATGATGACAGGGTTGATGCTGAATGTGTTGCTGCACCAGAGAATCAAACAGAAGTGCAAATTCAGACAGAGGAGCTTTCTGACCCAGCATCTACAGTGCAAATACAAAACCAGCCAAGTCAGAAGTTCGGTGAACCCACCACAGACGTGAATCATACATTTCACGAGAAGCTGAAGGTTGAAAATTCTCAgtttgttgaaaatgaaaactggaCAGACTTTGAACCTGTGGCTGCATCAGAGAGTCAAATTGAAATGGAAATCCAGACGACATCAGAGATTTCTGACTCTGCCCCTTCAGtggaaatacaaaaaacaatttcaacatCAGAGGAGAAATCTAACTCATCACCTGCAGTGGAAATTAAAAGCCATGAAGTCAGTGCTTCAGACGAATCTACAGAGGTTCATGAAAACCTGATGATTGAAAATCATCAACACATCACAAAAGAGGATGAGATGAACTTTGAATCTGTGGCTGCACCAGATAATCAAATCAGACCGGTAATACAGTCGACATCAACGTCTGAGATTTTAAACCCAGCCTCTTTAGAAGTAAGAGAAATTCCAAAAAGCCAAAATGAAGTGGATATGGAGACAATTGCAAGATCGGAGATTTGTAACACATCACCTGCAGTAGGAATTCAAGACCAGAAGATTGACGTATCTGGAGAATGGGAGACTGCACCAGAGAATCAAGTCAAAATGGAAACGCAGGTTACCTCAACCTCAGAGATTTCTATTCCAGCACCTAAAGTAGAAAATATAAATCCGGAAAGCCAAGAAGTGTCTGGACCTGCAAGAGACACATCTGAAAGGATTCAAGGTCTAAAGATTCCCCAAAACAAGTGTAGTGAAAACCAGAACAAGGTTATTGAAGCGTACGTCAGAGCTACTGAGGACCCGAAAGAAACTGAAATTCAGATATCAGCAGCACCAGAGGAGATATCTACTCCAacaactgcagcacagacacaaaatcaGGAGGTCAGTGAACTTGCCACAGACATTGAAGATGCTATCACTGCTTGGGCTGAGTGTAAGGAAAACAAGGAAGAGgtaatcaatgtgtgtgttagtgctgCTAAGAATAAAAGGGAAATGGATGCAGAAGCAACAGCAACACCAGAGGATGTTTCTGATTCAGGATCTATCTACCGGGAAAGCCAGGAGGTCAGTGAATTAATCACAGACACTGTCGTTCAGAAAGAGACTGCAAGTTGttggaataaagaaaataaagacaagatAACTTCTCAGTCTGTTTATGCTCCAGAAGTTCAGACAAAGATGGAAACGACTGCAGCGCCTGAAGATATTTCTGTTCCGGCACCTGTAGCAGAGCAGCAGGACTTTAGGCCGGAGGAAGCCACTGAACACACTGCAGACTTATCAAGCACAATTCACCAACCTCCTCCTGTGACTAatttggaaaataaagaaaatgtgccTGGGATGGAGTCTAGTGCTGAAGTCGTCCAAAAGGAGATGGATGTAATAAATGGATCAATGGAAACTGCAGATTCTGCCTTACAAGAGGAAATGGGGAGGCAAATGATTAATGAGGCCAAAGGCGAGGCTGCAGTAATTCCTTGTGATAAGGCTGACAAAACAGTAAATAGTATTGAAGGACAGGGCGAAGGAACTGGGAGTAATGaagtaattgtttttgtttgtgagcagccaCACGACGTTGATGTTGTAATTGAGGCATCAGAAGAGCAGGTCAAGACTTTTAATCAGCCGGAGGTTCAGGCTCAGGAAAACCAGATAGTGTACGAACCCATCAGCAGTCCAGAAAGTAAtgacgagagagagacatctACAGCTTCAGAGAGGCATCATGGTGTGTCTTTACTGGATATACAGAACACAGAGACCCAGCAAATCACTGCAGATGCATCGACtagtgaagaaaacaaaatctgTGACCCACAAGTGGAAGCTGAAGAAAATGTTACAGAACAAATGTGCGTATTTGGCagtcaagcagcagcagcagcagtggatatGGAAGTACAAAGCGTGAGTGCGTCAGAAACTTCTCTAATTGCACAGTTGGAGCCGAGTGATGTGGATGTGAGACAAGTTGCAGTGATAAGCTCAAGCGATGATATCAGCACGCCAGATGGCCAGTCAGAAGATGCAGCACAAAAAAGTGTCTTTTCAGAGTGCATCAGTGCCTCTGAGTTTTCAGACCAGGTGCAGGAGGATGCTAGATTTGAGGAGGCTGaagatgtcacagtgacaacGACTACAGCCTCCACTGAAACTGAGGTACCAGATAGTACATCTGAGGAGTATGTGATCTTAGAGCCAGTACCAGAGAGTGAAATTCCCTTTGATATTGTCACCCAGGCGGTGGCTGAATCAGGTTTGACCTCCTCGCTTTCAGAAGAGGTGAATCCAGACAGTGTATTAGTGGGTAAAGAGGAAAATCTTTTAAATAGTTCCCAGCAACCCAATGATAACAGTTCTGACCCTTCCCAGCAGCCATCATGTGACCTGATGGATGTTAGTACCTCAGAGACAGACATGGTGAACTCTCATGCTCAACGCACTAATGAAGACGGTGATGCTGTGGTAATAGAGAACGCCGATGGTAATTTGGATCTACAAGAAGTGCAGATTCTAGAGGATATAGAGATCGGTCGTGAGATTGTGGTagcagaggaagagaatgaGGAAGACAGTGACATCACAATAATAGAAAAACCCCAGGCAACACCTCAGGCTGTCCCTCCTAAACAGGCCGATGAAAAGgttaatgagaaaaacaaagaagacgGGTCCAACCTAAAGCAAAACAACTCAGCTGGTGAGAAGGTCGAAGAGGATAAAATGgcacaggaggaagaaaaacccAAGAAGCAAGAAATGAATACACAAGCCAGAACCAAAGCTCGCCTGGCGGCTTTGGCTGAGCAAAAGGCGGCAGCGTCGAAGAGAGCGGCAAACAGACAACAGCTCAACCTCTTAGCTCTATGTCACGAAATAGCAGAGGACATCGCCACAGACAGCATGCTACTGAAGAGGattgaggaggaaaaacaagctgcagcgGCAGCAGCCGCCAAGGCTGAAGCCACCAAGAAGGAAAGTCCATCAGTTAATACGCAGAGTCCAGATACGATTAATGTTGCAACTCCTGCCGGACCAGAAGCATGCTCAGCTTCGGCAACCCCTGCTGCAGAGGCACCTGAACCTCAGCCCTCAACACCTGACTCAGCTGAGGCCAAGCCTGCAGCAGAGCCTCAGAAGAGACGCTTCTTCATCACACAAATATCAGTACCACTGAAAGCCCACGAGAAAAAGAAGCTAACGAGATATCAAAGACTGAGACAGGTGgaactgcagagagaaaagatgtCCTGGGCTCGCGTCAAGAAACTGAAGTCTGACCAGGCGAaccagatgttttcagacatggattGGCAAGCACCCCTCTCTGTCACCTCTCCATTTCCAAAGTTTCCTGTGACCACGactcctccacctgcagccaGTCCATCAAAAACAGCTCCCACAAGTCCCGCCACAACAAGCAAACCTTCTACACCCAAGGCAGAAGTGCCCAAGGTGGAGACTCCTAAAGTGGAACCCATCAAAACAGAACCCACAAAGACAGAAACCCCCAAATCTGCACCCACTAAGGCAGAAACATCCAAAACTGCTCCCACTAAAATTGAACCTACTAAACCTGAGGCCTCTAAAGCTGAACCTCCTATTAATGAAACCCGTAGAGTTACAAGGCAAAGAAAGGCTCAAGCTTCTGAAATGACTCCTGCTCCAGGGCCGGCCCCTAAAGTGACAAGATCTGCAGGGAAGAGGAGCCTCCCAGCAGTACCTCCTCCCATGCCCAACGGACTTAATTCTCAAAAATCGAAGCCTGAGGTTGAGTACAAGCCATACAGACCCCGGCCCAAGTATTCTTTTGATGACTTTGAATTAGATGATGACCCATTACCAGTAGCTCCGACAAAGACCAATCCCGCACTGAGGCCCTTACAACAAACACGACCCAGTCTTCCGTCAAACACTGCAGCTCAATCTAAATCTGCAGTTCAGTCAAAGCCCACAGTTTCATCACAATCTGCCAACCAGGTTAAACTCAAAGCTCAAACCGCACCTGCTGCACAGATCTCAGGTCAGTCAAAGCCCAGTGTTGCAGCTGCATCTCATTTAAAACCTGCCACTTCTACCACTCCACAAtcaaaacctgctgctgcaagAACCCCCCAGTCGAAGGCCACATCTGCAGCTACAACAGATTCATCAAAAGCTGTTTCCTTCACCAAAGCTCAATTGAAGTCTCCTGTCACGACGACCCCACAGTCAaatgcagctgcttcctctcagTTAAAGTCCACTGCTGGTGGAAGTGCAGCTCAGTTAAAGCCGTCAACTTCGACTACGTTTCAACCTGCTGTTCCGACCACATCTGAGACCAAACCTGATGTTTCTAAGACTGATGCTGCTTCAACGTCTCAGGAAACCTCAAATCCAGCATCATCAGAAGATGGCAAATGCAAG GATACAGCTGATTCACTTTCCTCaattcccacctcctcctctgaggaGAGCCAGAAAGTGTCTGATGGAACACAACAGTGTGAACAGAAGCCCGAGg AGAATAAGGCAGAAACATCCAGGACGACAGAGAAGGCTTCGGAAGAACCTTGTCACGA cAGAGTTATGAAGCAACAAGATGGTGGGACTCCCCTCTCTGATGCTTGTCTGCAAAGAGAAGTCAAGAAACTGAAAGAGGCAGACAAAGATGGCACCCAGACTGTGATT GATGCCGGACAGAAGCACTTTGGAGCAGTggcctgcagtgtgtgtgggatgCTCTACTCTGCTGCCaacccagaggatgaatctcaGCATTTACTCTTCCACAATCAGTTCATCAGCGCTGTCAAATATGTG GgatggaaaaaagagaggattCTGGGAGAGTATCCTGATGGCAAGATCATTCTCGTCCTGCCAGATGATCCTAAATATGCCCTGAAGAAG GTCGAGGAGATCAGGGAGATGGTGGACAATGACCTCGGCTTCCAGCAGGTGGAGACCAAGTGCCCCTCTCAGACCAAAACCTTCCTCTTTATTTCCAATGACAAGAAGGTGACTGGATGCCTCATAGCAGAGCACATACAAGAG GGGTACCGGGTGATCGAGGAGCCCGTCCCGGAGGgttcagagggagagaaggtgaTGTTTGAACGTCAGAGAGCTTGGTGTTGCTCCACCACGCCAGAGCCGGCGATCTGTGGCATCAGCCGCATCTGGGTCGTCAACATGATGAGACGCCTGGGCATCGCTTCACGTATGCTGGAGTGTCTGAG GAACAACTTCATATTCGGTTCCTACCTGCGCAAAGATGAGATCGCTTTCTCCGACCCCACCCCTGATGGAAAACTCTTTGCCACAAATTATTTTGGCACTTCTCAGTTTTTGGTTTATAACTTTGTGAGTGGACAACACTCGCCCAAACCCAAAACTGACACAGTATGA